Below is a window of Apodemus sylvaticus chromosome 5, mApoSyl1.1, whole genome shotgun sequence DNA.
CCGAGCAAAACTACCTGGAGGCACAGATAGCTATGACTTTGAAATCTTTGGAACCAGAAGCATCCCAACTTCTTCACTGCTCACTCATTAGCACCCCACATCAGCTGCCCCCGGGAATCCAGGCAGGAGCACTAGATCCCCACAGCCCTCACCTTCTCAGTCTTTGAGAAGCACACCAAAGGAATAAGTGTTTCTGGCTCAGTGGCCATGCCTGCCTCATCGATAAGGATTTGTCGAACATTCAGATTTTTCAGGCTTCCTGATGCTGCACAGGAGCACGTGCACAGGATGACCGAGTGCCGCTCCAGTTCATATTTGCGTGCCTTCCCCAAGACTCTCTTGTACCTATATGAGGTAATTCCATGTCATCCAGTGAGCTTGCTGATGAGTAGTCCCACCTCCAAGACCACCACTTACACCATAAGATCCTCCTTTGAGAATATTTTCCCTTCCCGAAGCTGGGCATCAAATTTTCTGATCTCTGCCGCATATGGGTTGGGGGCCCGGCGGATCCGGTGGTGAAGGGTAATGCTCCTGGAAGACAGAACCTTGGTGAAACCCTGGCCAGTGGAGGTCCCCTTGCCTCAATCCCAGCACAGACAGAAGGATCATACCTGAGGTTCtgatttggtcttccttcctgagAGGTCTTGCCAAATAGACTCCTGTTGCTCACTCCTGGCAGCGGGAATTCAGTGGCCTCTGCCTGCTCCCCATACACACGCAGGGGCCtcatctctgtcttcttcctcaggAGCAGTCCTAGGGCAAATGAAGATGTAAGGCTGAAACTTAGTGCCCAGCACCCTATGGCAGTCCCACACTTCATCGCTAACACACCTCCCAGGACATCCACAGACTTGTTGGAGGGACCACAGTATAAGACACATGGGCCCCCCAGCTGTTCTTCTCCACTAGGGCTGCTGCCAGTTGGCATCTGCTCCTGGTTTGATCTGTGGAACCAGTACACGATGTGGTAGCCCACAACGGTCTTCCCCGTGCCTGTGGAGAGAGGACAGTGTGAGTTCCTCTGTCTACACAGGGCAGCCCCTCCTGGCTCCTGCAAATAGACCCTACCTGGTGGGCCCTGGATGACTGTGAATTGTTTCTGCAGTGCGCTCCTGACAGCCCTATCCTGGCTCGGGTTCAGCTTATGATGTCCAGCAGGGATGTTGTAGTTCTGCCGCTCCAAGAACCTGCTGGtaggtgctggggtgggggtgtgagtgtagcagaagccaagGATCATTTGAGCACCATGTGCTGGGGAGAGGTGGGAAAGCTAAGGAGCAGACCTACCCTTGTGGAAAGAACGCTGGTGAGGCCAGCCACCCCTACCATGACAGGGCTCAGGGACTGGATGGCAGGGCTCGGGGATTGGGCGATGCAACTCAGATATTGGGCGACAGGGCCTGGATATTGGGCGATGGGGCTCAGATACTGGGTGACGGTGCCCGGATATTGGATAACGGGACTCAGGGATCGGCAGGCCCAAGGCGATGCTAATGACCAACGGGGATGCCCATTTCAGTTGACGCACAGCTTCTTCCTTGCGGCTGGGAGGTGGGGTAAGAAAGGGTACCAGAAAGTGAACAGGATTTTCCTAGGGAGGGAGCCATGTCCTCTCAGAAGAGGGGAGCCCAGGGAGGTCTTCAGCCCAGGGACCTTTTCCCTGACCCCAGGTGATAGGAGCTACTCACAGGTCAGGAAGCTGCTTAGCTAGCACTTCCACGGTGAACCGAGCGTTAGGTCTCAGCACCTCTTCTGGAACCTTCTCCATGGTCATGTGATGGATGGAGAAATGTACCTGCTTGGGAACTTCCTGCCGATCATCCACACTCTCCTGGTCCCAATCACCAGTCAGTTCATGGTCCCAGTCACCAGACAGCCCATGGGCCACCCAGGTATATGTATTGGGGTCAATGTTCAAGAAGGGGCCAAGGCCACTAGGCCCAGGGAGTGAGCTAGCTAGGGGGAGAGGAAGCCCCTCAAGCCGAATGCAGAGATAGCAACAGCCAAAGTGGATATTGATACATTTCTCCTGGAGAAAAGCAGCTTCCAGCTGGAAGGTGCCCTGCAGTTGCCCCTGTGATGTGTCCCAAGAGATATGCACATCCTGAAGCACAATGGAGTCATTTTCTGTAACAGCACTTGTGAGTGACTCCAGGGCACAGCGTGGCCCCCACACATCCGAGTACTCCCTGACTTCAAGATAGCGGTCTTTCAGAGCCTGGTACACATGGCTTGAAAAGCAGTCACCTGGCCGTTCCATGTGCTCCAGACAGAGGCTGAAGCCAGGTACCACAGTCCACAGCTGCAGGGTTGGTGCCAGGAAACCCCGTTGCAGGCTGGAACCAAGCTGAACCTGCAGGGTATCTCCACTGCCCAGTTCATAGGCCACCTCTACAAAGTGTCCACAGCAGCTCTGGTGTATCTGTACTTTCTCCCTGCGATGAGAAAGCATATCTTGCTCCTGGATGAGGGCAGCTATCTCAGGCCAGCGCTGCTCCTTCAGCAGCATCAGTAGCTTCATCCACAGGGCTGCATCTACAGTCTGGGTGTGTGAATCAAAACTGGTGCCCAGAAGTGGTAAAGGCAGCTTGGATGCCTGCACCGAGTACATGCGGCGCCGCCATACAAGCCGCAAGCCTGTCTGGCTCACAAGCTCCTGGGGGTGCTCAGCCAACTGCAGGGAATGGTAGTGAATAGGGCAGGGATCAGGCAGGGTTTCCCGATTTATAGGGAAAAGCACTTTGAAGCAGTGGGCACCCATCTCCACATCCACTACAAAGCCCAGCTTGTTTTGAGTCTGGGTCTTGAGCTGGATGGCCAGGTGCAGGCTGCAAGCCCGCCGTTGGTAGCTCTGGGCACTTGCATGCTGGCGACTGAAGTCCAGGCAGAGCCAATCAATGTCCCTATTAGAATATGTACAGCCCCTGTGGCCCAGTGCCAGCAGGATTAGccgctgcaacaccacatctagATACCTACGAATGGGTGAGGTCGCCCATGTGTACCAATCTACCTGCAGTAAGTAGTGGCCAGCAGGTTGCTGCTTATCCTGGCAGGAGCGACCAAAAACAGAGCGGCCTAGAGCCCTCCGGAAATCCAGGCAAGCAGGAGCCAGTGAAGGGTGCATGTCATCTGCAGCAATAAGGTCCACCATCTGGCTGTAGTCCTGAGTACCAGCTGCAAGCTGCATTTGTTTCCAGAGGGAAGTGAGAAGATGCAGCTGCTTGTTAGGGGTATAGTGGGTGTTCGAGTGGTGGCATAGGTGCAGGGACAGAGGCACCAGTCCTCTGTGTTTCTTGAAAACACCATCAAGCTGCTGCCTAGTGGGTGCGGGCTGCCACCTTAGTGgcgtgagtgtctgtgtgtgcttgttgtCCACAAGGAATTCAGCCACATGCCTGTTAAACTGGATCATGTATTCTTGGACCATGATGTGGGCTGTGCGGAAGCCCAGAACACTGTCCTCATCTGGCGGTTCATAGTAACAGGCAGCTGGGAGGCGTTGACGACGTAACATCCAAGAGAAGTAGCAGGCAGCCACAACACAGTCCTCCACAGAGTCCAAATGGGTTGGCAGCTCCAGGCCAGCCCCAGGGTTTCTCTTGATCAGTTCTTCGGCTTCCTCATATGACAACTGGCGGTCGGAGCGGACTATGGAGGGTGCAAATCGCAGACTCTTGATCTGGCCACTGCCTTTCTCCATggtgaggaagagagaaatggcGAGGCGATCCTGACCTGGTAGAAGGCTGAGCACATCCTGGCACAAGCTGGCGGGCAGCATGAGTACTGGCTCCCTGCTGGGGGCATAGAACACAGTGCCCTGCTGGCGGGCTATAACATCCAGGGCCCCGTCCTTGGGCACCAAGCTGGCCACATCAGCAATATGTACTGCCACCTCATACTCTGGGCCTAGGTCCCGGACACTAAGAGCATCATCAAGATTGCAGGCACCCTGGGGGTCCACAGTAAAGGTCAGGAAGTGGCGGTAGTCCTCTCGGTGACCAGCGGCCATTTTTAGCTCTGAGCGGTATCTCTGCAGAGccttggaaactgaggctgggtcTGGTGTGTGGGCCTTCAGGCCATGCTCTAGGTCAAGGATATGAAGGCCCTGCTCCCAGGTGATGGCCTTGGGCAGCACCTCAAGGATAATGCCTAGTGGATAGTAGAAACGTTCCCGCCAAAGGACAATACGGACCCAGAAAAGCCGGGTGCTTCGGTCCTCAGGCTTGAGGGTCTCATGCCTCACACGCTGaacctggccttgaactaggCGGTGAATGGGAACTTGCTGTGGGTCCTTCATCTCTGCCACGAAAATCTTAGTCACAGATCCATTGATAGGGATCATGATGCGGGGGTCCCACTCATCCATCCGACACACAAAGGCCAGTTCATGCCTCCTTCTCTTCAGGACACCCATCACACGACCCTGCAGGCTTCCAGGGATGCTCCTGTCATCTACTGCTGGGCCCAGGATCTTTACTAGCACCTCATCCCCTGTGAAGGCCATCCCACAGTTCAGACGACCCCTGACCTGGATAGGGCTAGAAGCCgtgtcatccagtggtgtggccAATGCTCTCTCAAAGGTCTCCTGTAAGAAGCTGCAGCGGTGGTATTGCTTGGGGTCTGAGCGCAGGAACTTCCGCAGCACGGATAAGGGTAGGTTTGTGTACTGCCGGACCTTCTGCGCGAATGTGGGGCAAACCACAGTGTCCAGAAGTCCATCCTCCCTAACAGTCACAGTCACTTGCCGGCTCTCATCAAGAAGTTCCTTCAGGATGGCATCATCAGCATTGAGCTCCCAACCAGAAGGCCAGAAGTCAGAGTCTGAATCTTCCTCAGACATCTCACCTTCCAGGGTAGACACTTCCACGGCTGCATCTCTAGAGGCTGAGTTCCCTTTTATTGTGTCTCCTGCTGCTACTGTCTCTGTCTGTGCTGTGGATGCTGCCCTGGCTCTAGTCTCTGCCTTCACTGTGACCATGGTCCCTTCAGCTATGGGCCTTTGCAGGTCCTGTGCCATAGATTTGTGCTCTGTCTCTGGGTCCCTAGCTCTAAGTGTCAATGAGGCCCAGTTCTGTCTCTGGGCCACACCCTGCTCGATCTGTTCCAGTGACAGCTCCTCAGGGAAGACACTGTGATGTTCTATGCACTCACGGATGAAGCTTTTCCAGAGATTTCTGCAGGCTCCAGAGGAACAGAGAGCCACAGCGTCTCCCACAGCCACCAGCTGAGATTGGGCACGGGTCATGACCGTGTTCAGCACACGGGGCTCAGTGAAGAACTCTGAGGTTGGTGCCCCAGGGCTGAGCAGACTGTTGCGGTTGTGGACAGAGCTCAGTACCACCACCCGGAACTCACGCCCTGTGGGAGACACGGGTCAGATAGCCAGGTAGGACCAGCAGCCAGGCTACCTCAGTCCCATCCTATATATGCACATTCAAGGAATGGGCTGGAAGCTGCCTCCTTGTTAGGCCAACTTCTGGCCCACATTTCTGTCACCTACCTGGCAGGATCTCAAAGCTGCCCACAGACACCTCACCAAGGTTCCTCCTTCTTAGCTCCTGTCTCAGCGCACTAACCTGCAGACAAGTCCAGGGTTCTAGGGGCCTGTCATCCAGTAAGGAACAGGCCCTCCTGCCAATCCCTAGACACCCTCACCCTGGTATGGTCATATGGATCAGCTTGGAAAGAAACAAAGCAGCCCTCGAAGGTAAAGAAAGTAAAGGCTAGAGAAGATAGCTCACCTGGGCACCATGAGAGACAGCACAGATGTGTCTCTGCTCCTGGGGTCCCCAGCAGTGAGGCCAGGTGTTGTAGATCTCCTGCACCTTCTCCACTACCTGGGTGACCTCAGCTGAGTTAAGCCAGGATGTCATGGACATGTCCTGCTCAGGGCTGCCTGCCACATGGCAAAACATGAGAGGGTAGTGTTGGGGGTGACGTGGGACTTTGCCACTGGCCTGGATGGGGTTGCCCTTGGCTAAATAGAAATGATGGGATACAAAGTTGATGATGGCTGCAGTTGACCGGTAGTTCTCATGGAAGATAATGCGACTCTGCTGAGCGATCTTGTGTACCTCCTGCTGGTAGTACAGGAAGAGACGGTGCAACAGcgtgtgaccagctgccttgtCCCTGGGCACACTGAAGAGCCTAGGTGTGACCTGCATGTGGTCTCCAGCCAGTACTACACGGGTTAGTGACAAGGCATAGGAGAGTGGGATAAGGGCCTCACACTCCAGCATTTGGGCTGCCTCATCGATGAAAATGTGGGAGAAGAAGCCGGCTGGCACCTGGAGCTCACGAGCCTGAGAAGTGGTGGTGACCACCAAACGGTGATGTACCAGCTCTGGGCCTGTGGGTGGACGAAAGGCCTGGCGGTCCTCAGTTAGGCAGCAATACTGCAATGTGGTTGAATCAGTCTGTCTTGTAGGACGATCTGCATACATCACCCTGAGTGGAGTGGCCTCTGGGTGGCCACTGCTGACATAGCTGTGGAAATACTCCCGGATATAGATGTCTGCAGCACTGTAGGAAGGATGAGGCACTATGGGCTACTGCTTTAGGACTCAGGTTTCTGGCTAAAACATGTGCAGCCTTGCCCAAATGCCAGGAACACTTataaggcagacagacaggggtCTTGCCCAGGGACTCAAATTTCCTCAGAGAGGACAAAAAGCGAAGACACAGAGAAGGTCAGAGCTTAAAGATAAGCAGGCGAGACTTGGAGAGCATGGGTGGTCAGGGATAGCTTAGAAAGGGTGATCTCTTAATTGAGGCCAAGGGGAGAGATAGCTATGGCCTGAGACTACTCATGGCTATGGGCTGGCACTGATCCTGAATGCAGCTCCCAGGTGGTGCAAGATTTGGTAACAAGAATTGGTCCCTGATCCTCAGGAGCAGAGCCTGAGAGTTAAGAGGCCAAGGAAGTGCTGCCTAGGATCTTCCAGGTAAGCAACAACAGCCTTGACTCGCAGAGCTCCAACTCAGCCTAGAAATCAGCTCAGGACACATGACTATTGTCCTGGGCTCTTCCACCCCATACTCTGGGCTAAAAGAGGACTTCATGTCCGCAACAATGTGTTATTACggaactaaaatataaataaaacccaCATTAGTAAAAGAGGAACTTCTTGGTTGAACAGCCTGTTTCTatatttgaaaaagagaaaattaaaaaaaaaaaaaaaaaaaaagagattcttGCCTAAGAAACATGGGGTAGACCAAAACATATCACTTCAATTCTCTCTAGGGTCTGTGAAAAAGGCACCCATATCTCCATAAGAATCAGAGAGATGAAAAGCTCTGAGAGGCAGGGCAGCAGTGAACATCTGGGAAGCAGCTCTGGGCTCACCTGTTGGTGTGTGTGCAGATGAGCACCTTGGTTTGGGGCTGCTGGACAACCTCAAGGGCAGCCATGGCCAATGTGTAGGTCTTGCCGGTGCCAAAGGGGCCATAGATGAGCAGTGGTGGAATGTGCTTTGTATCCTCGGGTCTCCTGCCTGCAATGAGCCCCACAGCCAGCTTCTGTTTGTGATTGCCACGAAATGAGGGTGGAGTGGGCCAGGGGTAGGGCAGGGTGCAGGCAGGCAGGTCAGGAACCACCAGGCGCTCCTCAGGCAGGGCATCCACTGCCTGATGCCAGAACCGGAAGGTCAGAGGGTCAATCTGGAACTGCACCTCCAAGACGGGGCTGTCTTGGGCCTGCAGCCCCAGAGCGGTACAGCATCGCGCTGGTAACAGCAGCCACAGTGCATGCTCTGAACTGGCCCGTGCCTCCAGCTGCACTTGGTATACTGTACTGTTAGGCGCAGGCACAGGAGCCACAAGGGCGGTAGTGACTGCTCGGCTCAGC
It encodes the following:
- the Helz2 gene encoding helicase with zinc finger domain 2, with product MASGGCSLRSGSTSTTNGPSLAELYAKVDLHLGCSRCTQCLNESTYILHEVEHTCPREILLAHFKQAAKSKIWRKVGLRPSFPTPMRYQVCHFYSPGLGCRRHWNRCTFASSPEEALVWTFERKYNLPRLKLIEAVQGARAPDRLQTPADTIRAEFGGHFQLLCALCFKCRPPCLCPVDPKGHCPKHQICPTLLIHVIVEGQKRQFVEVRPLPQRRHPLNYCMYVGRGVPCYHGASRCGFAHSAVEMAVWKAEQLDGLQRGDLLTYPLSGEDKRKASPGQPPVVKLYCHACLVTCSSQEAFENHCSSLEHAQMVAFDQAVPWKHRAPPMGLSKFKLCPRPDLCEHGEVCIKAHSKEELQEWVQRAQDMELRKQAAWQDGLVPYQARLLAEYQCSSREMSVMAETVRGVSVTCHQPLVHQAQEKKTQHKWVFTIHSEDPLLHVALLKQEPGAAFSLFSPSLPPHQLYAQGKHFCVHNSPAQFQVGVLVQAASFGSFEQWVVFDFGRRPVLLQKLKLQLGQTHNLGLNGKPTSSHPRELECWHTGNRHVVLEVDWTPEQEALMAKYKLPSLALEFNQNVLVWGPISRTNYRQRMHKFLYEEEAAQQQLVAKLAMKGQVSLKTALETPALGMLFAPPGALYAKVPFPSSLLPDTDQGFLLSRAVTTALVAPVPAPNSTVYQVQLEARASSEHALWLLLPARCCTALGLQAQDSPVLEVQFQIDPLTFRFWHQAVDALPEERLVVPDLPACTLPYPWPTPPSFRGNHKQKLAVGLIAGRRPEDTKHIPPLLIYGPFGTGKTYTLAMAALEVVQQPQTKVLICTHTNSAADIYIREYFHSYVSSGHPEATPLRVMYADRPTRQTDSTTLQYCCLTEDRQAFRPPTGPELVHHRLVVTTTSQARELQVPAGFFSHIFIDEAAQMLECEALIPLSYALSLTRVVLAGDHMQVTPRLFSVPRDKAAGHTLLHRLFLYYQQEVHKIAQQSRIIFHENYRSTAAIINFVSHHFYLAKGNPIQASGKVPRHPQHYPLMFCHVAGSPEQDMSMTSWLNSAEVTQVVEKVQEIYNTWPHCWGPQEQRHICAVSHGAQVSALRQELRRRNLGEVSVGSFEILPGREFRVVVLSSVHNRNSLLSPGAPTSEFFTEPRVLNTVMTRAQSQLVAVGDAVALCSSGACRNLWKSFIRECIEHHSVFPEELSLEQIEQGVAQRQNWASLTLRARDPETEHKSMAQDLQRPIAEGTMVTVKAETRARAASTAQTETVAAGDTIKGNSASRDAAVEVSTLEGEMSEEDSDSDFWPSGWELNADDAILKELLDESRQVTVTVREDGLLDTVVCPTFAQKVRQYTNLPLSVLRKFLRSDPKQYHRCSFLQETFERALATPLDDTASSPIQVRGRLNCGMAFTGDEVLVKILGPAVDDRSIPGSLQGRVMGVLKRRRHELAFVCRMDEWDPRIMIPINGSVTKIFVAEMKDPQQVPIHRLVQGQVQRVRHETLKPEDRSTRLFWVRIVLWRERFYYPLGIILEVLPKAITWEQGLHILDLEHGLKAHTPDPASVSKALQRYRSELKMAAGHREDYRHFLTFTVDPQGACNLDDALSVRDLGPEYEVAVHIADVASLVPKDGALDVIARQQGTVFYAPSREPVLMLPASLCQDVLSLLPGQDRLAISLFLTMEKGSGQIKSLRFAPSIVRSDRQLSYEEAEELIKRNPGAGLELPTHLDSVEDCVVAACYFSWMLRRQRLPAACYYEPPDEDSVLGFRTAHIMVQEYMIQFNRHVAEFLVDNKHTQTLTPLRWQPAPTRQQLDGVFKKHRGLVPLSLHLCHHSNTHYTPNKQLHLLTSLWKQMQLAAGTQDYSQMVDLIAADDMHPSLAPACLDFRRALGRSVFGRSCQDKQQPAGHYLLQVDWYTWATSPIRRYLDVVLQRLILLALGHRGCTYSNRDIDWLCLDFSRQHASAQSYQRRACSLHLAIQLKTQTQNKLGFVVDVEMGAHCFKVLFPINRETLPDPCPIHYHSLQLAEHPQELVSQTGLRLVWRRRMYSVQASKLPLPLLGTSFDSHTQTVDAALWMKLLMLLKEQRWPEIAALIQEQDMLSHRREKVQIHQSCCGHFVEVAYELGSGDTLQVQLGSSLQRGFLAPTLQLWTVVPGFSLCLEHMERPGDCFSSHVYQALKDRYLEVREYSDVWGPRCALESLTSAVTENDSIVLQDVHISWDTSQGQLQGTFQLEAAFLQEKCINIHFGCCYLCIRLEGLPLPLASSLPGPSGLGPFLNIDPNTYTWVAHGLSGDWDHELTGDWDQESVDDRQEVPKQVHFSIHHMTMEKVPEEVLRPNARFTVEVLAKQLPDLRKEEAVRQLKWASPLVISIALGLPIPESRYPISGHRHPVSEPHRPISRPCRPISELHRPIPEPCHPVPEPCHGRGGWPHQRSFHKAPTSRFLERQNYNIPAGHHKLNPSQDRAVRSALQKQFTVIQGPPGTGKTVVGYHIVYWFHRSNQEQMPTGSSPSGEEQLGGPCVLYCGPSNKSVDVLGGLLLRKKTEMRPLRVYGEQAEATEFPLPGVSNRSLFGKTSQEGRPNQNLRSITLHHRIRRAPNPYAAEIRKFDAQLREGKIFSKEDLMVYKRVLGKARKYELERHSVILCTCSCAASGSLKNLNVRQILIDEAGMATEPETLIPLVCFSKTEKVVLLGDHKQLRPVVKNEQLRNLGMDQSLFERYHRDAIMLDTQYRMHKDICSFPSMEFYGGKLKTWSDLRRPPSLLGHVGKQSCSVIFGSVQGHEQKLLVSTEDGNENSRANPEEVTEVVRIIKQLTLDRTVDPKDIAVLTPYNAQAAAISKGLMQRGVTGVTVTSITKSQGSEWRYVIVSTVRTCPRSDVDQRPTKSWLKKFLGFVVDPHQVNVAITRAQEGLCIIGDHLLLRCCPLWRRLLDFCETQHSLVSAAKVRVQRKSALSS